The following proteins come from a genomic window of Coffea arabica cultivar ET-39 chromosome 11c, Coffea Arabica ET-39 HiFi, whole genome shotgun sequence:
- the LOC113716687 gene encoding D-cysteine desulfhydrase 2, mitochondrial isoform X1 has translation MLVKLLPRSAVVSAAKRDVHSGLVAANSKENSVLKLSTVEFVSKLLDRRWALRIPDAQIHQVMVCGSGRFKQQGSEVLEFRNNSGPSLGDSMAARNLGQPVFYVVRDDLLHPLVNGNKARKLDALLPLLEDNSVTDVVTCGGCQSAHAAAVAVSCAERGLKTHLLLRGEQPEILTGYTLISTLYGNINYVARSLYARRDEILSRHANMIAGSHGSVQWLSDLLEPAAFVYHVPPKQIVSQLDDSSNTMNKKVMIINEGAGDAAALLGVIRLVQYLSQDHLFGKVQGVKMIVDAGTGTTAVGLGLGALCLGLPWEVHAVMLADSVEGYRKKEQSLISEFRKMCESPEIDLRLNGAKYEVVHWVERNRPRKFGNVLKGEVEECQRIAQQTGILVDPIYTLAAWELAAQLSQEQGASAGVVALLHTGGTLGIFGLAQRYKPHFQNLKAH, from the exons ATGCTAGTGAAGTTGCTGCCTAGAAGTGCTGTGGTTTCCGCGGCGAAAAGGGATGTTCATTCTGGTTTGGTGGCAGCTAATTCTAAG GAGAATTCCGTATTGAAGTTATCTACTGTCGAGTTTGTGTCAAAGTTGCTTGACCGAAGATGGGCGTTGAGGATCCCAGACGCTCAAATTCACCAAGTTATGGTATGTGGGAGTGGAAGATTTAAACAGCAGGGCAGTGAAGTATTGGAGTTTAGAAATAATTCAGGACCGTCTCTGGGGGATAGTATGGCGGCGAGGAACCTCGGGCAGCCAGTATTTTATGTTGTGAGGGATGATTTGCTGCATCCTTTGGTGAATGGTAACAAGGCTCGCAAGTTGGATGCTTTGCTTCCTTTGCTGGAGGATAACTCGGTGACTGATGTG GTTACTTGTGGAGGCTGTCAAAGTGCGCATGCTGCAGCTGTTG CTGTTTCATGTGCCGAACGGGGACTGAAGACGCATCTGCTTCTTCGAGGGGAACAGCCTGAAATTCTAACCGGTTATACTCTGATTTCCACACTTTATGGAAACATAAATTACGTTGCAAGATCTTTATATGCCAGAAGGGATGAAATTCTTTCAAGGCATGCTAATATGATAGCTGGCAGTCATGGATCTGTCCAGTGGCTTAGTGATTTGCTGGAGCCAGCTGCCTTCGTCTATCATGTGCCTCCGAAGCAGATCGTTTCACAACTAGATGACTCCAGCAACACAATGAATAAGAAAGTTATGATCATCAACGAAGGTGCGGGCGATGCTGCAGCCTTGTTAG GTGTTATACGGCTGGTGCAGTATTTATCCCAGGATCATTTATTTGGAAAAGTTCAGGGTGTCAAGATGATTGTAGATGCAGGAACAGGGACGACTGCAGTTGGCCTGGGACTGGGAGCTTTGTGTTTAGG GCTCCCATGGGAGGTGCATGCCGTGATGCTTGCAGATAGTGTTGAAGGATACAGAAAAAAAGAGCAAAGTTTGATTTCTGAATTTCGTAAAATGTGTGAATCCCCAGAAATTGACCTTAGATTGAACGGAGCAAAGTATGAAGTCGTGCATTGGGTCGAACGCAATCGTCCAAGAAA ATTTGGCAATGTATTgaaaggggaagttgaagaatgCCAGAGAATTGCCCAACAAACTGGAATTTTAGTTGATCCCATCTACACATTAGCTGCTTGGGAACTAGCCGCCCAACTGAGTCAGGAGCAAGGAGCGAGTGCAGGCGTGGTGGCGCTGCTTCACACAGGAGGCACGCTAGGAATATTTGGGCTGGCACAGAGGTATAAACCTCACTTCCAAAATCTGAAAGCTCATTAG
- the LOC113716685 gene encoding uncharacterized protein isoform X2: MVDIVDILELFMELQTLGDRTLRTLAFSHIIHNIRHMNQKHKNDPKNRGLQNILFSMLQQEDETKAKRSLITLCDLHRRKVWFDDRTANAICTACFHTSPRIMIATLSFLLDYEKIEDDDNSDDSGNEDEQATQQPQIVLSKEVVYKAKHKGTSSSKKKKQAKLQRVMRSMKKQQRMSSEKNNSSYYSPLNHLKDAQGFAEKLFSRLQTTNERFEVKMMMLKVIARTVGLHRLILLNLYPYFQKYVQSHQRDVTSLLAAAVQACHDMVPPDAVEPLFKQIVNQFVHDRSRSEAISVGLNVVREICLRMPLLMTEDLLQDLVLYRKSHEKAVSSAARSLLTLFREVCPSLLVKKDRGRPADPKARPKAYGEVKVASNVPGFELLKDDNTESEADTDDGFTSSSDIDDDVGPSEVEVAGDSGSSDGDDNDNDDQDIDDQGTTSEDDSMQEKNKDSEDDDANFSSDNTDVISDDDESGKADGHDPAESSGPLSIASETFRTDSGGERGYKAGKRKFSDFNEQLNAASQSLRALKKLAGAREGSTSETNDGILSNEDFQRIKELQAKKDASIALAQHGFKIPSTDQLSAKRVDAAKLEANIRKKMTKEERLALIRAGREERGKYQARTAIKQKKTGGLSNRQKEHKKAMPLAAKRAKVSRSRQEKKRKQQRSGKQFRGRKAWK, translated from the exons ATGGTTGACATTGTGGACATACTGGAACTATTCATGGAGCTTCAGACTCTAGGTGACAGGACTCTGAGGACATTGGCATTTTCACACATTATTCATAACATTAGGCATATGAATCAAAAGCACAAGAATGATCCAAAGAATCGTGGACTTCAGAATATCTTGTTTTCTATGCTTCAG CAAGAGGATGAAACAAAAGCAAAGAGATCACTCATTACACTTTGTGATCTTCACCGGAGGAAGGTGTGGTTTGATGACAGGACTGCTAATGCTATTTGTACTGCATGCTTTCATACATCACCGAG GATCATGATTGCTACCCTCTCATTCCTTCTTGATTATGAGAAGATTGAAGATGATGATAATAGTGATGATTCAGGCAATGAAGATGAGCAGGCAACCCAACAGCCTCAGATAGTGCTTAGTAAAGAGGTCGTCTACAAG GCAAAACATAAAGGTACCTCATccagcaaaaagaaaaagcaagcaAAATTGCAGCGTGTCATGCGTAGCATGAAGAAGCAGCAACGCATGTCATCAGAGAAGAACAATTCAAGTTACTATTCACCACTAAACCACTTGAAAGATGCACAG GGATTTGCTGAGAAGCTGTTCTCACGCCTTCAAACTACTAATGAAAGGTTTGAG GTGAAAATGATGATGCTGAAAGTCATTGCACGAACTGTTGGTCTTCATCGCTTAATTCTGCTGAACCTATATCCTTACTTTCAGAAATATGTGCAg TCCCATCAACGTGATGTAACAAGTTTACTTGCAGCAGCTGTTCAGGCTTGCCATGACATG GTTCCACCTGATGCAGTTGAACCATTGTTCAAACAAATAGTGAATCAGTTTGTGCATGATCGATCTCGCTCTGAG GCCATTTCTGTTGGACTGAATGTTGTACGGGAAATATGTCTGCGCATGCCTCTG TTGATGACAGAAGATTTGCTGCAAGACCTTGTGTTATATAGGAAATCACATGAGAAAGCAGTTTCTTCGGCTGCTCGATCACTGCTTACTTTGTTTAGAGAG GTTTGCCCATCACTTTTGGTCAAGAAGGATAGAGGGCGACCTGCTGATCCCAAGGCCAGGCCTAAAGCATATGGTGAAGTCAAGGTCGCTTCCAATGTCCCTGGATTTGAGCTATTGAAAGATGACAATACTGAATCTGAGGCTGATACTGATGATGGATTTACTAGCTCTTCAGATATAGATGATGATGTTGGTCCCAGTGAAGTGGAGGTTGCTGGTGATAGTGGTTCTTCTGATGGTGATGACAATGACAATGATGATCAAGATATTGATGACCAGGGTACCACCAGTGAAGATGATAGTATGCAAGAAAAGAATAAAGATTCTGAAGATGATGATGCTAATTTTAGTTCTGATAATACTGATGTTATCAGTGATGACGATGAAAGTGGCAAGGCTGATGGGCATGACCCTGCAGAATCTAGTGGTCCCTTGAGTATTGCTAGTGAAACTTTTAGGACTGATAGTGGTGGTGAAAGGGGGTATAAGGCAGGTAAAAGGAAGTTTTCTGATTTCAATGAACAACTGAATGCTGCCAGTCAAAGTCTTCGAGCCTTAAAGAAACTGGCAGGAGCTAGAGAGGGCAGCACCTCAGAGACAAATGATGGTATTCTATCTAATGAGGACTTCCAGAGAATAAAAGAGCTACAG GCCAAAAAGGATGCAAGTATTGCATTAGCTCAACATGGATTTAAGATTCCAAGCACAGACCAACTCAGTGCTAAAAGAGTTGATGCTGCCAAACTCGAG GCTAATATCCGAAAAAAGATGACCAAGGAAGAAAGGCTAGCACTGATAAGGGctgggagggaggagagggggaaGTACCAAGCTCGAACGGCTATCAAACAGAAAAAG ACTGGGGGTTTAAGCAATCGGCAAAAAGAACACAAAAAGGCCATGCctcttgctgccaagagagcaAAGGTATCGAGATCaagacaagagaaaaagagaaaacagcAGCGTTCTGGTAAACAATTTCGTGGGAGGAAAGCTTGGAAGTGA
- the LOC113716687 gene encoding D-cysteine desulfhydrase 2, mitochondrial isoform X2 codes for MLVKLLPRSAVVSAAKRDVHSGLVAANSKENSVLKLSTVEFVSKLLDRRWALRIPDAQIHQVMVCGSGRFKQQGSEVLEFRNNSGPSLGDSMAARNLGQPVFYVVRDDLLHPLVNGNKARKLDALLPLLEDNSVTDVVTCGGCQSAHAAAVAVSCAERGLKTHLLLRGEQPEILTGYTLISTLYGNINYVARSLYARRDEILSRHANMIAGSHGSVQWLSDLLEPAAFVYHVPPKQIVSQLDDSSNTMNKKVMIINEGAGDAAALLGVIRLVQYLSQDHLFGKVQGVKMIVDAGTGTTAVGLGLGALCLGFGNVLKGEVEECQRIAQQTGILVDPIYTLAAWELAAQLSQEQGASAGVVALLHTGGTLGIFGLAQRYKPHFQNLKAH; via the exons ATGCTAGTGAAGTTGCTGCCTAGAAGTGCTGTGGTTTCCGCGGCGAAAAGGGATGTTCATTCTGGTTTGGTGGCAGCTAATTCTAAG GAGAATTCCGTATTGAAGTTATCTACTGTCGAGTTTGTGTCAAAGTTGCTTGACCGAAGATGGGCGTTGAGGATCCCAGACGCTCAAATTCACCAAGTTATGGTATGTGGGAGTGGAAGATTTAAACAGCAGGGCAGTGAAGTATTGGAGTTTAGAAATAATTCAGGACCGTCTCTGGGGGATAGTATGGCGGCGAGGAACCTCGGGCAGCCAGTATTTTATGTTGTGAGGGATGATTTGCTGCATCCTTTGGTGAATGGTAACAAGGCTCGCAAGTTGGATGCTTTGCTTCCTTTGCTGGAGGATAACTCGGTGACTGATGTG GTTACTTGTGGAGGCTGTCAAAGTGCGCATGCTGCAGCTGTTG CTGTTTCATGTGCCGAACGGGGACTGAAGACGCATCTGCTTCTTCGAGGGGAACAGCCTGAAATTCTAACCGGTTATACTCTGATTTCCACACTTTATGGAAACATAAATTACGTTGCAAGATCTTTATATGCCAGAAGGGATGAAATTCTTTCAAGGCATGCTAATATGATAGCTGGCAGTCATGGATCTGTCCAGTGGCTTAGTGATTTGCTGGAGCCAGCTGCCTTCGTCTATCATGTGCCTCCGAAGCAGATCGTTTCACAACTAGATGACTCCAGCAACACAATGAATAAGAAAGTTATGATCATCAACGAAGGTGCGGGCGATGCTGCAGCCTTGTTAG GTGTTATACGGCTGGTGCAGTATTTATCCCAGGATCATTTATTTGGAAAAGTTCAGGGTGTCAAGATGATTGTAGATGCAGGAACAGGGACGACTGCAGTTGGCCTGGGACTGGGAGCTTTGTGTTTAGG ATTTGGCAATGTATTgaaaggggaagttgaagaatgCCAGAGAATTGCCCAACAAACTGGAATTTTAGTTGATCCCATCTACACATTAGCTGCTTGGGAACTAGCCGCCCAACTGAGTCAGGAGCAAGGAGCGAGTGCAGGCGTGGTGGCGCTGCTTCACACAGGAGGCACGCTAGGAATATTTGGGCTGGCACAGAGGTATAAACCTCACTTCCAAAATCTGAAAGCTCATTAG
- the LOC113716685 gene encoding uncharacterized protein isoform X1 produces the protein MASAPASLLPDLNPEAITASGKDAEKLNLPALQSKMKSDPEGYEMELHLIYNQFKSSMELFQQQAAMSFTSVSGIAADPTVAKDLGDRALFLAHVTPFYPKHLAQFPRELAQFLRSSARTLPSGLRVHVTQALILLINRKMVDIVDILELFMELQTLGDRTLRTLAFSHIIHNIRHMNQKHKNDPKNRGLQNILFSMLQQEDETKAKRSLITLCDLHRRKVWFDDRTANAICTACFHTSPRIMIATLSFLLDYEKIEDDDNSDDSGNEDEQATQQPQIVLSKEVVYKAKHKGTSSSKKKKQAKLQRVMRSMKKQQRMSSEKNNSSYYSPLNHLKDAQGFAEKLFSRLQTTNERFEVKMMMLKVIARTVGLHRLILLNLYPYFQKYVQSHQRDVTSLLAAAVQACHDMVPPDAVEPLFKQIVNQFVHDRSRSEAISVGLNVVREICLRMPLLMTEDLLQDLVLYRKSHEKAVSSAARSLLTLFREVCPSLLVKKDRGRPADPKARPKAYGEVKVASNVPGFELLKDDNTESEADTDDGFTSSSDIDDDVGPSEVEVAGDSGSSDGDDNDNDDQDIDDQGTTSEDDSMQEKNKDSEDDDANFSSDNTDVISDDDESGKADGHDPAESSGPLSIASETFRTDSGGERGYKAGKRKFSDFNEQLNAASQSLRALKKLAGAREGSTSETNDGILSNEDFQRIKELQAKKDASIALAQHGFKIPSTDQLSAKRVDAAKLEANIRKKMTKEERLALIRAGREERGKYQARTAIKQKKTGGLSNRQKEHKKAMPLAAKRAKVSRSRQEKKRKQQRSGKQFRGRKAWK, from the exons ATGGCGTCAGCACCGGCTTCGTTGTTGCCGGACTTGAATCCAGAGGCTATAACAGCATCGGGAAAGGATGCAGAGAAGCTTAACTTGCCTGCTTTACAGTCCAAAATGAAGTCCGACCCAGAAGGCTACGAAATGGAGCTCCATTTGATCTACAATCAGTTCAAATCGTCCATGGAGCTTTTCCAGCAGCAGGCTGCGATGAGCTTTACCTCTGTAAGTGGCATCGCCGCCGACCCCACCGTCGCCAAGGATTTGGGTGACCGGGCATTGTTCTTGGCCCATGTCACACCCTTTTATCCAAAACACTTGGCCCAATTTCCCAGGGAGCTTGCGCAGTTTCTTCGGTCGTCGGCCCGGACTCTTCCGTCAGGTCTTCGAGTTCATGTCACCCAGGCCCTGATTCTCTTGATTAACAGAAAG ATGGTTGACATTGTGGACATACTGGAACTATTCATGGAGCTTCAGACTCTAGGTGACAGGACTCTGAGGACATTGGCATTTTCACACATTATTCATAACATTAGGCATATGAATCAAAAGCACAAGAATGATCCAAAGAATCGTGGACTTCAGAATATCTTGTTTTCTATGCTTCAG CAAGAGGATGAAACAAAAGCAAAGAGATCACTCATTACACTTTGTGATCTTCACCGGAGGAAGGTGTGGTTTGATGACAGGACTGCTAATGCTATTTGTACTGCATGCTTTCATACATCACCGAG GATCATGATTGCTACCCTCTCATTCCTTCTTGATTATGAGAAGATTGAAGATGATGATAATAGTGATGATTCAGGCAATGAAGATGAGCAGGCAACCCAACAGCCTCAGATAGTGCTTAGTAAAGAGGTCGTCTACAAG GCAAAACATAAAGGTACCTCATccagcaaaaagaaaaagcaagcaAAATTGCAGCGTGTCATGCGTAGCATGAAGAAGCAGCAACGCATGTCATCAGAGAAGAACAATTCAAGTTACTATTCACCACTAAACCACTTGAAAGATGCACAG GGATTTGCTGAGAAGCTGTTCTCACGCCTTCAAACTACTAATGAAAGGTTTGAG GTGAAAATGATGATGCTGAAAGTCATTGCACGAACTGTTGGTCTTCATCGCTTAATTCTGCTGAACCTATATCCTTACTTTCAGAAATATGTGCAg TCCCATCAACGTGATGTAACAAGTTTACTTGCAGCAGCTGTTCAGGCTTGCCATGACATG GTTCCACCTGATGCAGTTGAACCATTGTTCAAACAAATAGTGAATCAGTTTGTGCATGATCGATCTCGCTCTGAG GCCATTTCTGTTGGACTGAATGTTGTACGGGAAATATGTCTGCGCATGCCTCTG TTGATGACAGAAGATTTGCTGCAAGACCTTGTGTTATATAGGAAATCACATGAGAAAGCAGTTTCTTCGGCTGCTCGATCACTGCTTACTTTGTTTAGAGAG GTTTGCCCATCACTTTTGGTCAAGAAGGATAGAGGGCGACCTGCTGATCCCAAGGCCAGGCCTAAAGCATATGGTGAAGTCAAGGTCGCTTCCAATGTCCCTGGATTTGAGCTATTGAAAGATGACAATACTGAATCTGAGGCTGATACTGATGATGGATTTACTAGCTCTTCAGATATAGATGATGATGTTGGTCCCAGTGAAGTGGAGGTTGCTGGTGATAGTGGTTCTTCTGATGGTGATGACAATGACAATGATGATCAAGATATTGATGACCAGGGTACCACCAGTGAAGATGATAGTATGCAAGAAAAGAATAAAGATTCTGAAGATGATGATGCTAATTTTAGTTCTGATAATACTGATGTTATCAGTGATGACGATGAAAGTGGCAAGGCTGATGGGCATGACCCTGCAGAATCTAGTGGTCCCTTGAGTATTGCTAGTGAAACTTTTAGGACTGATAGTGGTGGTGAAAGGGGGTATAAGGCAGGTAAAAGGAAGTTTTCTGATTTCAATGAACAACTGAATGCTGCCAGTCAAAGTCTTCGAGCCTTAAAGAAACTGGCAGGAGCTAGAGAGGGCAGCACCTCAGAGACAAATGATGGTATTCTATCTAATGAGGACTTCCAGAGAATAAAAGAGCTACAG GCCAAAAAGGATGCAAGTATTGCATTAGCTCAACATGGATTTAAGATTCCAAGCACAGACCAACTCAGTGCTAAAAGAGTTGATGCTGCCAAACTCGAG GCTAATATCCGAAAAAAGATGACCAAGGAAGAAAGGCTAGCACTGATAAGGGctgggagggaggagagggggaaGTACCAAGCTCGAACGGCTATCAAACAGAAAAAG ACTGGGGGTTTAAGCAATCGGCAAAAAGAACACAAAAAGGCCATGCctcttgctgccaagagagcaAAGGTATCGAGATCaagacaagagaaaaagagaaaacagcAGCGTTCTGGTAAACAATTTCGTGGGAGGAAAGCTTGGAAGTGA
- the LOC113715355 gene encoding protein terminal ear1-like, with amino-acid sequence MGDTTGFASRFPGNLDPRAQEFIPTTHHHLPPLLFPHLYVPYASPPPYHQFSPPPPPPPAFVSSDHPSLLSPPGSTSLPPSCNMPSRALLLSMVPADVSESTVRRELEVFGDVRAVQMERVRDGIVTVHFYDLRQAQEALAAIQEQHMQQQFRLRRHYDAVFAQNSVGLNLLPPPSQLLLPPLPPPGRGLIAGRAVWAQYTVPVASTLPDGNNQGTLVIFNLEPEVTPTYLKQIFEAFGPVKELRETPMKRHQRFVEFHDTRDAAKALSEMNGKEIQGRQVVIEFSRPGGHSKKSSSSRASRGNTMATFSGLEYSLTNYQARPSRNLPPSPPPPMSRKISGRPLCKSHDMKAASFHSKGNPNGNGDNRSSSSSNASVQNSMASLRLVGQNGSRNVGVQEESWNFRPSSSKKNCKKRGGNGANIASGSSGTATSSSTSKHQQQQTKGSRPWKGSSRQSKEYDPRFLINEDAIIESNCPDSRTTVMIKNIPNKYSQKLLLNMLDNHCIHCNEQIDDGDDQPLSSYDFVYLPIDFINKCNVGYGFVNMTSPEATLRLYKAFHRQSWEVFNSRKICEVTYARLQGVEALKEHFKNSKFPCDVDEYMPVVFSPSRDGRRLTEPVPITGRSTAATPPLLLSSSPAVSSKEDYHSEDYDEIDGGDSQVNGVNGDVVNDDVDGNDEDQEMCSCGGKSSTSRNGCSNSSSCSSSSNGGDSGDPCDDSDDVYGGRQKQ; translated from the exons atgggtGACACTACTGGTTTTGCTTCCCGTTTCCCAGGAAACCTCGACCCAAGAGCTCAAGAATTCATTCCAACCACCCATCATCATTTACCACCTTTACTCTTTCCGCATCTTTACGTTCCTTACGCTTCTCCACCGCCTTACCACCAgttctctcctcctcctcctccgccgCCGGCGTTCGTTAGCAGCGACCACCCCTCTCTATTAAGTCCTCCTGGCAGTACCTCTTTGCCACCTTCTTGTAACATGCCGTCACGGGCCTTACTCTTGAGCATGGTCCCCGCTGACGTCAGCGAGTCGACGGTGAGGAGAGAGCTGGAGGTGTTTGGTGACGTCAGGGCAGTTCAGATGGAGCGAGTTCGAGACGGGATCGTCACGGTTCATTTCTACGACTTGAGGCAAGCGCAGGAGGCGTTGGCGGCAATTCAAGAGCAGCACATGCAGCAGCAGTTCAGATTGAGGAGGCATTACGATGCCGTCTTTGCGCAGAATTCCGTGGGTCTTAATTTACTGCCTCCTCCTTCACAGCTTCTGCTGCCGCCGCTTCCGCCGCCAGGACGAGGGCTCATAGCCGGGAGGGCTGTCTGGGCTCAAtatacagtccccgtggcttcTACGCTTCCGGATGGGAATAACCAAGGGACTCTTGTGATATTCAATTTGGAGCCCGAGGTCACCCCAACTTACCTCAAGCAAATTTTTGAAGCCTTTG GGCCTGTTAAGGAATTGAGAGAGACACCAATGAAGAGGCATCAAAGGTTTGTGGAGTTTCACGATACTAGAGATGCAGCAAAGGCCTTGTCGGAAATGAACGGGAAGGAAATTCAAGGTAGGCAAGTTGTGATTGAATTTAGCAGGCCTGGTGGTCATAGCAAGAAAAGTTCATCATCAAGAGCCAGCCGAGGCAATACTATGGCCACTTTCAGCGGACTTGAATATTCTTTAACAAATTATCAAGCAAGGCCTTCACGTAACTTGCCACCATCTCCACCACCTCCCATGTCTCGTAAAATATCTGGTCGGCCGCTTTGTAAATCTCATGATATGAAAGCGGCGAGTTTTCATTCCAAGGGAAACCCTAATGGAAATGGTGATAACCGGAGCTCTAGTTCGAGTAATGCCTCGGTTCAAAATTCAATGGCTTCTCTGAGACTTGTTGGCCAAAATGGAAGTCGAAATGTAGGAGTACAGGAAGAATCTTGGAACTTTAGGCCGTCGAGTTCAAAGAAGAATTGCAAGAAGAGAGGAGGAAATGGTGCAAATATTGCAAGTGGTAGTAGTGGGACGGCTACTAGTAGTAGTACTTCTAAGCATCAACAACAACAGACCAAGGGTAGTCGACCGTGGAAAGGTTCATCTAGACAGTCAAAGGAATACGATCCGCGTTTCTTGATAAACGAAGATGCGATTATAGAATCAAATTGCCCAGATTCCAGAACCACTGTCATGATTAAAAACATTCCCAACAAGTACAG TCAGAAGCTACTGCTGAACATGCTAGACAACCACTGCATCCACTGCAACGAGCAGATTGATGACGGCGATGATCAGCCCTTGTCTTCCTACGACTTTGTCTACCTTCCTATTGATTTCAT AAACAAGTGCAATGTTGGATACGGCTTCGTGAACATGACCTCCCCAGAGGCAACCTTGAGACTATACAAGGCATTCCACCGTCAAAGCTGGGAAGTCTTCAACTCCCGCAAAATTTGTGAAGTTACCTATGCCAGATtacag GGGGTGGAAGCATTGAAAGAGCATTTCAAGAACTCAAAGTTCCCATGTGATGTGGACGAGTACATGCCAGTAGTCTTCTCACCGTCACGAGACGGGCGGAGATTGACGGAGCCGGTCCCGATCACCGGCCGTTCCACCGCAGCTACCCCACCTCTTCTTCTATCTTCTTCTCCAGCAGTGAGTTCCAAGGAAGACTACCATTCGGAAGATTACGACGAGATAGACGGTGGAGATTCGCAGGTCAATGGAGTAAATGGCGATGTTGTTAATGATGATGTTGACGGGAATGATGAGGATCAAGAAATGTGCAGCTGCGGTGGCAAAAGTAGTACTAGTAGGAATGGGTGTAGCAACAGCAGTAGCTGCAGCAGCAGCTCAAACGGCGGCGATAGTGGAGATCCGTGTGATGATAGCGATGACGTTTACGGTGGAAGACAAAAACAGTAG